Genomic segment of Bdellovibrio bacteriovorus:
TTTGAGCATCTCTATCGTCTATAATATCGCCGGTGGGGTTTTAGCTCTTTGTGGTTTTATTAATCCTATGATGGCTGCGATCTTGATGCCGGTCAGCTCGGCAGCACTTATTTTATCTTCGCTCTGGGGGTTCCGATGAACATCATCACGATCATGATTCCCATGGCTCTTTTATTAGGAATTGGTTTCGTCGTCGCTTTTATTTGGGCTACGTCCAAAGGACAGTTTGACGATTTAGAAACTCCGGCGCACCGAATTTTGAATGATGACAACGAAAGGAAACAGTTGTGAAAACGAACAGTAGTATTGTCGAAAAAATTTACTACGATGACGACATAGTAAAGAAGTTCGTCCTTGCCACGATGATCTGGGCAGGAGCGGCTTTCTTATTTGGACTTATCGCAGCCTTGCAGTTGGCTTATTGGCCGATGAATGCGAATCTAGAATGGATCACATTCGGACGACTTCGTCCCCTGCATACGAATGCGGCGATCTTTGCCTTTGCAGGTAACGCGATCTTTGCCGGGATTTACCATTCTTCGCAAAGACTTCTGAAAACACGTATGTTCTCGGATGTGCTTTCAAAAATGCATTTCTGGGGTTGGCAGCTGATCATTCTTGCTGCAGCAATCACACTGCCGCTGGGATACACGCAGTCTAAAGAATACGCCGAGCTTGAGTGGCCGATCGACATTGCGATCACAGTAGTCTGGGTTATCTTTGCTGTGAACTTCTTCGGAACAATCCGCCAACGTCGTGAAAAACACATGTATGTGGCGATCTGGTTCTATATCGCCACGATTATCACAGTGGCGGTTTTACACATCGTAAACTCGATTGAAATTCCGGTGGGAATGCTTCAGTCGTACCCGGTGTATGCAGGTATTCAAGATGCCTTGGTGCAATGGTGGTACGGTCATAACGCGGTGGCCTTCTTCCTAACAACACCTTTCCTGGGTTTGATGTATTACTATGTACCGAAAGCCGCAAATCGCCCGGTGTACTCGTACCGCTTGTCGATTGTGCATTTCTGGTCGCTCGTATTTATTTATATCTGGGCCGGTCCTCACCATCTTCTTTACACATCCCTTCCTGAATGGGCGCAAACTCTGGGAATGATTTTCTCTGTGATGCTGTGGGCTCCGTCTTGGGGTGGTATGATCAACGGTCTTTTGACTTTGAAAGGATCTTGGCATCTTCTTCGTACCGAGCCGCTGATTAAATTCTTCGTAGCAGCTTTAACATTCTACGGAATGTCCACTTTTGAAGGTCCCCTTCTTTCTATCAAATCTGTTTCTGCTTTAGGTCACTACACAGATTGGATTGTGGGTCACGTTCATGCGGGGGCTTTGGGTTGGAATGGTTTCTTGTCATTCGGGATGATTTACTATCTGGTTCCTCGCCTTTGGAAGACAGAACTTTACTCTAAAAAACTTTTGGAAAATCACTTCTGGATCAGTTTGACAGGGGTTCTACTTTACTACATCTCGATGGTGGTCGCGGGTATCACTCAA
This window contains:
- the ccoN gene encoding cytochrome-c oxidase, cbb3-type subunit I, with the protein product MIWAGAAFLFGLIAALQLAYWPMNANLEWITFGRLRPLHTNAAIFAFAGNAIFAGIYHSSQRLLKTRMFSDVLSKMHFWGWQLIILAAAITLPLGYTQSKEYAELEWPIDIAITVVWVIFAVNFFGTIRQRREKHMYVAIWFYIATIITVAVLHIVNSIEIPVGMLQSYPVYAGIQDALVQWWYGHNAVAFFLTTPFLGLMYYYVPKAANRPVYSYRLSIVHFWSLVFIYIWAGPHHLLYTSLPEWAQTLGMIFSVMLWAPSWGGMINGLLTLKGSWHLLRTEPLIKFFVAALTFYGMSTFEGPLLSIKSVSALGHYTDWIVGHVHAGALGWNGFLSFGMIYYLVPRLWKTELYSKKLLENHFWISLTGVLLYYISMVVAGITQGLMWRAVTPEGQLVYPDFIETVVRIVPLYWVRALGGALFIIGFFMMAYNIYKTIKKAPKAVEQTSYEVQRTGFDEQTQDTHRKLEGMGFTFSVLAFLAIIVGSIIEIYPTLSLHRYVNPANIVEPHTPLEIAGRDIYIREGCYVCHSQQIRPIASEVLRYGKASTVEESMYDRPFQWGSKRTGPDLARLGKKYPNLWHYSHMIDPRAVTPKSIMPSYPWLVEKNTDFLVLRKKLSVMSKLGVPYDSEVVANADIHAQKQAQEIAADLESNGAPKGLAKKEIVALIAYLQSLGQKGKAQ
- the ccoS gene encoding cbb3-type cytochrome oxidase assembly protein CcoS, with translation MNIITIMIPMALLLGIGFVVAFIWATSKGQFDDLETPAHRILNDDNERKQL